A single region of the Neodiprion pinetum isolate iyNeoPine1 chromosome 5, iyNeoPine1.2, whole genome shotgun sequence genome encodes:
- the LOC124219243 gene encoding uncharacterized protein isoform X2 produces MSDTRHQLHSVSDLYAADEIEVLLLEEIRDLEPPPSAYSRPEDIQDFEIAGSRTGGRTSSQSSELESPGVHSTVHSWDSHANYHGHYDGDHNRHGSASNPAPWAHSSHLVLYCDLQGHLRTATGVIRLMLLISSAACLVTLCSSGTAKVSLFMLPLVGRLRLMIFVAVFCLLVTSLLLFLDISHVIYVFPFNWAKLNAWMFAGMGLSYVTASALLVCSVWEYSGGASGWVPRRTRSQLAAAAGLGLACALLALLLSWLHLRSSSNRKGHGSRSHTPTQLYRPVDNSSSSGVTLKERSPKRPPPWVVRNQQRSDKVNANSDSRSENGNNKFKGRNNKKDHWASAKQHFLHSQDDEEEEENRVSKEAKERDKRRKRRKNGGSSSAGVGVGGGSSDNNEYGVSGGEAGSAGLGIPPTNTRCVPRKLPLKSLNNGSQQKQSSSGMGEAARSKQMGVKTLVNSDLKNYWELGNPRTELTNNSSRRINQGVSPGEIIQTDGKIVLPTGWANQWQTAVDDVQPCSNVN; encoded by the exons ATGAGTGACACTCGGCATCAGCTTCACTCGGTATCGGATTTGTATGCAGCCGACGAGATAGAAGTCCTGCTACTCGAGGAAATTCGTGACTTAGAACCACCACCTTCCGCATACTCTAGACCCGAGGATATACAGGATTTTGAGATTG CGGGCAGTAGGACAGGGGGGCGCACCAGCTCCCAGTCATCGGAGCTGGAGTCGCCGGGAGTCCACTCCACAGTCCACTCATGGGACTCTCATGCCAATTACCACGGGCACTATGATGGTGACCACAATAGACATGGTTCCGCTTCAAATCCAGCTCCTTGGGCACATTCCAGTCATTTGGTTTTGTACTGTGATCTGCAAGGCCACCTTCGAACCGCCACTGGGGTTATCAGGCTCATGCTGCTT ATATCCTCAGCAGCATGCCTGGTTACACTCTGCAGTTCTGGGACTGCGAAAGTTAGTCTTTTTATGCTACCATTGGTTGGTAGACTCCGACTTATGATTTTTGTAGCTGTGTTTTGTCTATTGGTTACATCGCTACTTCTCTTCCTCGATATTTCACATGTTATTTATGTTTTTCCCTTCAATTGGGCCAAACTG AACGCATGGATGTTTGCTGGCATGGGCTTGTCCTACGTAACAGCTAGTGCGTTGCTAGTCTGTTCCGTATGGGAATACAGTGGAGGTGCCAGCGGTTGGGTACCACGTCGTACACGTTCTCAACTGGCGGCAGCTGCTGGGCTTGGACTGGCATGCGCCTTGCTAGCGCTTCTGCTTTCCTGGCTTCATCTTCGAAGTAGTTCTAATCGTAAAGGCCACGGTAGTCGCAGTCACACACCGACGCAGCTTTACAGGCCTGTCGACAACTCTTCGTCTTCAGGG GTAACGCTGAAAGAACGAAGTCCGAAAAGACCACCGCCATGGGTAGTGAGGAACCAACAACGATCGGACAAAGTTAATGCAAATAGTGACAGTAGGAGCGAAAATGGTAATAATAAGTTCAAAGGTCGTAATAATAAGAAAGATCACTGGGCATCGGCAAAGCAGCACTTTCTTCACTCCCAGGACgacgaagaggaggaagaaaatCGCGTGAGTAAAGAAGCAAAGGAAAGAgataagagaagaaaaagaagaaaaaatgggGGTAGTTCCTCCGCTGGAGTTGGGGTGGGTGGCGGAAGCTCTGATAATAATGAATATGGTGTTAGTGGAGGTGAAGCTGGTTCGGCAGGACTCGGAATACCGCCGACGAATACTCGATGCGTTCCCCGCAAGCTGCCGCTTAAATCTTTGAATAACGGAAGTCAACAGAAACAATCTTCGTCAGGAATGGGTGAAGCAGCTAGATCCAAACAGATGGGTGTTAAAACACTTGTGAACAGTgacttaaaaaattattgggaATTGGGTAACCCCCGCACAGAGTTAACGAACAATAGCTCTCGCCGAATTAACCAAGGTGTATCTCCgggtgaaattattcaaactgATGGTAAAATTGTACTACCAACTGGGTGGGCGAATCAGTGGCAAACAGCCGTAGACGATGTCCAACCTTGTTCCA atgTGAACTAA
- the LOC124220730 gene encoding protein mono-ADP-ribosyltransferase TIPARP-like → MDLFNKAMHSNDFGLRKYYPWSGYINHEPWVTGRVSNRERKYVWSHMQDVFWWDEMTVKKIENPFLWARYALRYEEMRIDSASRDVSEEIVIHATSISSAYEIADKNFNWRLARRCRFGHGVSFARDADYAEAHASDNEAYIIAGILVANCDIGNYGTRIPSYFSDTTVNRQDSVCVKYNDNEFYPYYIVY, encoded by the exons ATGGACCTGTTCAACAAAGCAATGCACAGCAACGACTTCGGTTTACGAAAATATTATCCATGGTCGGGGTACATTAATCACGAGCCGTGGGTTACTGGCCGCGTATCTAACAGGGAACGGAAATACGTCTGGTCCCATATGCAGGACGTATTTTGGTGGGACGAGATGACCGTCAAAAAGATTGAGAACCCATTCCTCTGGGCACGATATGCCTTACGATACGAAGAAATGAGGATCGACTCTGCATCTAGAGATGTGTCGGAGGAGATTGTGATACATGCTACATCCATCTCGAGTGCCTATGAAATAGCTG acaaaaattttaactggAGACTGGCGAGACGCTGTCGCTTTGGTCACGGAGTCAGTTTTGCAAGGGATGCAGACTATGCAGAGGCTCATGCTAGTGACAACGAGGCCTACATAATAGCTGGGATCCTTGTAGCTAATTGCGACATTGGTAATTATGGAACCCGTATTCCATCGTACTTCTCAGATACGACAGTGAATCGTCAAGATAGCGTATGCGTCAAATACAATGACAATGAGTTTTATCCGTATTACATAGTTTATTAG
- the LOC124220727 gene encoding protein mono-ADP-ribosyltransferase PARP14-like isoform X1, with amino-acid sequence MASFWKGEPSCDYETRTPLRFKEAFIKASFILEIRRDYEYGSVAGSNIRGRQIREIPCLDDLFHRDFWVIRKAKMELVDKANVSNDFGLRKKFPWNGLQNNAPWLEDATDSEISYIRSNYALSGTSIKRIENPYLWARYMLQYEEFNADESKIAHERIVIHATSYTNALKIADENFNWRRVHRCRFGKGVSFSKTAGYANKYASQKNAFIIAGILISKTVRGSYTTIIPPGDYDTTVDSNGGNVYVKYYDSEFYPYYIVH; translated from the exons ATGGCTTCCTTCTGGAAGGGAGAGCCAAGTTGTGACTATGAAACGAGGACGCCTCTGAGATTCAAGGAAGCTTTCATCAAGGCGTCCTTTATCCTTGAGATAAGGAGAGACTATGAATACGG GTCCGTAGCAGGAAGTAATATTAGAG GGCGTCAAATCCGGGAAATCCCATGTCTGGACGATTTATTCCACAGGGATTTTTGG GTAATCAGAAAAGCAAAAATGGAACTGGTGGATAAAGCTAATGTTAGCAACGATTTTGGATTACGCAAGAAATTTCCATGGAATGGCTTACAAAACAATGCGCCTTGGCTAGAAGACGCAACAGACTCAGAAATATCATATATACGGTCAAATTATGCATTAAGTGGAACCTCGATTAAACGCATTGAAAATCCATACCTCTGGGCACGATACATGCTACAGTACGAGGAATTCAACGCTGATGAATCTAAAATAGCTCATGAACGCATTGTGATACATGCCACATCGTATACTAATGCATTGAAGATAGCAG ATGAAAACTTCAATTGGCGGCGCGTCCATCGATGTAGATTTGGCAAAGGAGTCAGCTTCTCGAAGACTGCAGGATATGCCAACAAATATGCCTCGCAAAAGAATGCGTTTATTATTGCAGGCATTCTTATTTCTAAAACAGTTCGTGGGAGCTATACCACTATAATCCCACCTGGTGACTACGATACTACAGTGGACAGTAATGGTGGCAATGTCTATGTCAAATATTACGACAGTGAATTTTACCCGTATTATATTGTGCATTAA
- the LOC124220727 gene encoding zinc finger CCCH-type antiviral protein 1-like isoform X2: protein MSLAAGRQIREIPCLDDLFHRDFWVIRKAKMELVDKANVSNDFGLRKKFPWNGLQNNAPWLEDATDSEISYIRSNYALSGTSIKRIENPYLWARYMLQYEEFNADESKIAHERIVIHATSYTNALKIADENFNWRRVHRCRFGKGVSFSKTAGYANKYASQKNAFIIAGILISKTVRGSYTTIIPPGDYDTTVDSNGGNVYVKYYDSEFYPYYIVH from the exons ATGTCACTCGCTGCAGGGCGTCAAATCCGGGAAATCCCATGTCTGGACGATTTATTCCACAGGGATTTTTGG GTAATCAGAAAAGCAAAAATGGAACTGGTGGATAAAGCTAATGTTAGCAACGATTTTGGATTACGCAAGAAATTTCCATGGAATGGCTTACAAAACAATGCGCCTTGGCTAGAAGACGCAACAGACTCAGAAATATCATATATACGGTCAAATTATGCATTAAGTGGAACCTCGATTAAACGCATTGAAAATCCATACCTCTGGGCACGATACATGCTACAGTACGAGGAATTCAACGCTGATGAATCTAAAATAGCTCATGAACGCATTGTGATACATGCCACATCGTATACTAATGCATTGAAGATAGCAG ATGAAAACTTCAATTGGCGGCGCGTCCATCGATGTAGATTTGGCAAAGGAGTCAGCTTCTCGAAGACTGCAGGATATGCCAACAAATATGCCTCGCAAAAGAATGCGTTTATTATTGCAGGCATTCTTATTTCTAAAACAGTTCGTGGGAGCTATACCACTATAATCCCACCTGGTGACTACGATACTACAGTGGACAGTAATGGTGGCAATGTCTATGTCAAATATTACGACAGTGAATTTTACCCGTATTATATTGTGCATTAA
- the LOC124219243 gene encoding uncharacterized protein isoform X1 — protein sequence MSDTRHQLHSVSDLYAADEIEVLLLEEIRDLEPPPSAYSRPEDIQDFEIAGSRTGGRTSSQSSELESPGVHSTVHSWDSHANYHGHYDGDHNRHGSASNPAPWAHSSHLVLYCDLQGHLRTATGVIRLMLLISSAACLVTLCSSGTAKVSLFMLPLVGRLRLMIFVAVFCLLVTSLLLFLDISHVIYVFPFNWAKLNAWMFAGMGLSYVTASALLVCSVWEYSGGASGWVPRRTRSQLAAAAGLGLACALLALLLSWLHLRSSSNRKGHGSRSHTPTQLYRPVDNSSSSGVTLKERSPKRPPPWVVRNQQRSDKVNANSDSRSENGNNKFKGRNNKKDHWASAKQHFLHSQDDEEEEENRVSKEAKERDKRRKRRKNGGSSSAGVGVGGGSSDNNEYGVSGGEAGSAGLGIPPTNTRCVPRKLPLKSLNNGSQQKQSSSGMGEAARSKQMGVKTLVNSDLKNYWELGNPRTELTNNSSRRINQGVSPGEIIQTDGKIVLPTGWANQWQTAVDDVQPCSSKALDPYPFP from the exons ATGAGTGACACTCGGCATCAGCTTCACTCGGTATCGGATTTGTATGCAGCCGACGAGATAGAAGTCCTGCTACTCGAGGAAATTCGTGACTTAGAACCACCACCTTCCGCATACTCTAGACCCGAGGATATACAGGATTTTGAGATTG CGGGCAGTAGGACAGGGGGGCGCACCAGCTCCCAGTCATCGGAGCTGGAGTCGCCGGGAGTCCACTCCACAGTCCACTCATGGGACTCTCATGCCAATTACCACGGGCACTATGATGGTGACCACAATAGACATGGTTCCGCTTCAAATCCAGCTCCTTGGGCACATTCCAGTCATTTGGTTTTGTACTGTGATCTGCAAGGCCACCTTCGAACCGCCACTGGGGTTATCAGGCTCATGCTGCTT ATATCCTCAGCAGCATGCCTGGTTACACTCTGCAGTTCTGGGACTGCGAAAGTTAGTCTTTTTATGCTACCATTGGTTGGTAGACTCCGACTTATGATTTTTGTAGCTGTGTTTTGTCTATTGGTTACATCGCTACTTCTCTTCCTCGATATTTCACATGTTATTTATGTTTTTCCCTTCAATTGGGCCAAACTG AACGCATGGATGTTTGCTGGCATGGGCTTGTCCTACGTAACAGCTAGTGCGTTGCTAGTCTGTTCCGTATGGGAATACAGTGGAGGTGCCAGCGGTTGGGTACCACGTCGTACACGTTCTCAACTGGCGGCAGCTGCTGGGCTTGGACTGGCATGCGCCTTGCTAGCGCTTCTGCTTTCCTGGCTTCATCTTCGAAGTAGTTCTAATCGTAAAGGCCACGGTAGTCGCAGTCACACACCGACGCAGCTTTACAGGCCTGTCGACAACTCTTCGTCTTCAGGG GTAACGCTGAAAGAACGAAGTCCGAAAAGACCACCGCCATGGGTAGTGAGGAACCAACAACGATCGGACAAAGTTAATGCAAATAGTGACAGTAGGAGCGAAAATGGTAATAATAAGTTCAAAGGTCGTAATAATAAGAAAGATCACTGGGCATCGGCAAAGCAGCACTTTCTTCACTCCCAGGACgacgaagaggaggaagaaaatCGCGTGAGTAAAGAAGCAAAGGAAAGAgataagagaagaaaaagaagaaaaaatgggGGTAGTTCCTCCGCTGGAGTTGGGGTGGGTGGCGGAAGCTCTGATAATAATGAATATGGTGTTAGTGGAGGTGAAGCTGGTTCGGCAGGACTCGGAATACCGCCGACGAATACTCGATGCGTTCCCCGCAAGCTGCCGCTTAAATCTTTGAATAACGGAAGTCAACAGAAACAATCTTCGTCAGGAATGGGTGAAGCAGCTAGATCCAAACAGATGGGTGTTAAAACACTTGTGAACAGTgacttaaaaaattattgggaATTGGGTAACCCCCGCACAGAGTTAACGAACAATAGCTCTCGCCGAATTAACCAAGGTGTATCTCCgggtgaaattattcaaactgATGGTAAAATTGTACTACCAACTGGGTGGGCGAATCAGTGGCAAACAGCCGTAGACGATGTCCAACCTTGTTCCAGTAAGGCTCTTGATCCGTATCCATTCCCTTGA
- the LOC124220709 gene encoding platelet binding protein GspB-like, with amino-acid sequence MKLRCLIFSAFVCLLVFRAAEARAYAKTEASSYSSSNSETESKSGDEGSGSSSSSSSSSSSSSEGSGSGSMSESESSSGSKSAGEGKDSGKSGSSSMSKSESSSGSKGSGSGSMSESESSSGSKSVGEGKDSGKSGSSSTSKSESSSGSKGSGSGSMSESESSSSSKSVGEGKDSGKSGSSSTSKSESSSGSKGSGSGSMSESESSSGSKSVGEGKDSGKSGSSSTSKSESSSGSKSVGEGKDSGKSGSSSTSKSESSSGSKSVGEGKDSGKSGSSSTSKSESSSSSKGSGSGSMSESESSSSSKSVGEGKDSGKSGSSSTSKSESSSGSKGSGSGSMSESESSSSSKSVGEGKDSGKSGSSSTSKSESSSGSKSVGEGKDSGKSGSSSTSKSESSSGSKSVGEGKDSGKSGSSSTSKSESSSGSKSVGEGKDSGKSGSSSTSKSESSSSSKGSGSGSMSESESSSGSKSVGEGKDSGKSGSSSTSKSESSSGSKSVGEGKDSGKSGSSSTSKSESSSGSKSVGEGKDSGKSGSSSTSKSESSSGSKSVGEGKDSGKSGSGSVKGNNGSGKVDSDKGSKGSDKGGSGNDSGKGGSGSNKGGSGSESDKGGSGSAKGSSGSDEGGSGSNKGGSVRDNSCGSNSEGSSVEGGHGGASDKTSTTSKSETSSGSKSVGEGKDSGKSGSSSTSKSESSSGSKSVGEGKDSGKSGSSSTSKSESSSSSKGSGSGSMSESESSSGSKSVGEGKDSGKSGSSSTSKSESSSGSKSVGEGKDSGKSGSSSTSKSESSSGSKSVGEGKDSGKSGSSSTSKSESSSGSKSVGEGKDSGKSGSSSTSKSESSSSSKGSGSGSMSESESSSGSKSVGEGKDSGKSSSSSTSKSESSSSSKGSGSGSMSESESSSGSKSVGEGKDSGKSGSSSTSKSESSSGSKSVGEGKDSGKSGSSSTSKSESSSSSKGSGSGSMSESESSSGSKSVGEGKDSGKSGSSSTSKSESSSSSKGSGSGSMSESESSSGSKSVGEGKDSGKSGSSSTSKSESSSGSKSVGEGKDSGKSGSSSTSKSESSSSSKGSGSGSMSESESSSGSKSVGEGKDSGKSGSSSTSKSESSSSSKGSGSGSMSESESSSGSKSVGEGKDSGKSGSSSMSKSESSSGSKGSGSGSMSESESSSGSKSVGEGKDSGKSGSSSMSKSESSSGSKGSGSGSMSESESSSGSKSVGEGKDSGKSGSSSTSKSESSSGSKGSGSGSMSESESSSGSKSVGEGKDSGKSGSSSMSKSESSSGSKGSGSGSMSESESSSGSKSVGEGKDSGKSGSSSMSNSESSSGSKGSGSGSMSESESSSSSGDSDESESSSSSSSSSSSSTSSTDAESESWSSSDSYTSLTD; translated from the coding sequence ATGAAATTACGGTGTTTAATCTTCAGTGCATTCGTGTGCCTTCTCGTCTTCCGCGCAGCGGAAGCGAGAGCATACGCCAAGACTGAAGCCAGCAGCTACAGCTCAAGCAACTCCGAAACCGAGAGCAAAAGCGGTGACGAaggcagcggcagcagcagcagcagcagcagcagcagcagcagcagcagcgaaggcagcggcagcggcagcatGAGTGAGAGTGAGTCCAGTAGCGGCAGCAAAAGCGCCGGCGAAGGCAAAGACAGCGGCAagagcggcagcagcagcatgaGTAAGAGTGAGTCCAGTAGCGGCAGCAaaggcagcggcagcggcagcatGAGTGAGAGTGAGTCCAGTAGCGGCAGCAAAAGCGTCGGCGAAGGCAAAGACAGCGGCAagagcggcagcagcagcacgagTAAGAGTGAGTCCAGTAGCGGCAGCAaaggcagcggcagcggcagcatGAGTGAGAGTGAGTCCAGTAGCAGCAGCAAAAGCGTCGGCGAAGGCAAAGACAGCGGCAagagcggcagcagcagcacgagTAAGAGTGAGTCCAGTAGCGGCAGCAaaggcagcggcagcggcagcatGAGTGAGAGTGAGTCCAGTAGCGGCAGCAAAAGCGTCGGCGAAGGCAAAGACAGCGGCAagagcggcagcagcagcacgagTAAGAGTGAGTCCAGTAGCGGCAGCAAAAGCGTCGGCGAAGGCAAAGACAGCGGCAagagcggcagcagcagcacgagTAAGAGTGAGTCCAGCAGCGGCAGCAAAAGCGTCGGCGAAGGCAAAGACAGCGGCAagagcggcagcagcagcacgagTAAGAGTGAgtccagcagcagcagcaaaggcagcggcagcggcagcatGAGTGAGAGTGAGTCCAGTAGCAGCAGCAAAAGCGTCGGCGAAGGCAAAGACAGCGGCAagagcggcagcagcagcacgagTAAGAGTGAGTCCAGTAGCGGCAGCAaaggcagcggcagcggcagcatGAGTGAGAGTGAGTCCAGTAGCAGCAGCAAAAGCGTCGGCGAAGGCAAAGACAGCGGCAagagcggcagcagcagcacgagTAAGAGTGAGTCCAGTAGCGGCAGCAAAAGCGTCGGCGAAGGCAAAGACAGCGGCAagagcggcagcagcagcacgagTAAGAGTGAGTCCAGTAGCGGCAGCAAAAGCGTCGGCGAAGGCAAAGACAGCGGCAagagcggcagcagcagcacgagTAAGAGTGAGTCCAGCAGCGGCAGCAAAAGCGTCGGCGAAGGCAAAGACAGCGGCAagagcggcagcagcagcacgagTAAGAGTGAgtccagcagcagcagcaaaggcagcggcagcggcagcatGAGTGAGAGTGAGTCCAGTAGCGGCAGCAAAAGCGTCGGCGAAGGCAAAGACAGCGGCAagagcggcagcagcagcacgagTAAGAGTGAGTCCAGTAGCGGCAGCAAAAGCGTCGGCGAAGGCAAAGACAGCGGCAagagcggcagcagcagcacgagTAAGAGTGAGTCCAGTAGCGGCAGCAAAAGCGTCGGCGAAGGCAAAGACAGCGGCAagagcggcagcagcagcacgagTAAGAGTGAGTCCAGTAGCGGCAGCAAAAGCGTCGGCGAAGGCAAAGACAGCGGCAAGAGCGGCAGTGGCAGTGTTAAGGGTAACAATGGCAGCGGTAAGGTTGACAGCGATAAAGGCAGCAAAGGCAGTGATAAGGGTGGCAGTGGCAATGACAGCGGCAAGGGTGGCAGCGGTAGCAATAAGGGTGGCAGTGGCAGTGAAAGCGATAAGGGTGGCAGCGGTAGCGCTAAGGGCAGCAGTGGCAGCGATGAAGGCGGAAGCGGCAGTAATAAGGGTGGCAGCGTAAGGGACAACAGCTGCGGTAGCAACAGCGAAGGCAGCAGCGTCGAAGGCGGTCACGGCGGTGCTAGCGACAAGACCAGCACCACGAGTAAGAGTGAGACCAGTAGCGGCAGCAAAAGCGTCGGCGAAGGCAAAGACAGCGGCAagagcggcagcagcagcacgagTAAGAGTGAGTCCAGCAGCGGCAGCAAAAGCGTCGGCGAAGGCAAAGACAGCGGCAagagcggcagcagcagcacgagTAAGAGTGAgtccagcagcagcagcaaaggcagcggcagcggcagcatGAGTGAGAGTGAGTCCAGTAGCGGCAGCAAAAGCGTCGGCGAAGGCAAAGACAGCGGCAagagcggcagcagcagcacgagTAAGAGTGAGTCCAGTAGCGGCAGCAAAAGCGTCGGCGAAGGCAAAGACAGCGGCAagagcggcagcagcagcacgagTAAGAGTGAGTCCAGTAGCGGCAGCAAAAGCGTCGGCGAAGGCAAAGACAGCGGCAAGAGCGGCAGCAGTAGCACGAGTAAGAGTGAGTCCAGTAGCGGCAGCAAAAGCGTCGGCGAAGGCAAAGACAGCGGCAAGAGCGGCAGCAGTAGCACGAGTAAGAGTGAgtccagcagcagcagcaaaggcagcggcagcggcagcatGAGTGAGAGTGAGTCCAGTAGCGGCAGCAAAAGCGTCGGCGAAGGCAAAGACAGCGGCaagagcagcagcagcagcacgagTAAGAGTGAgtccagcagcagcagcaaaggcagcggcagcggcagcatGAGTGAGAGTGAGTCCAGTAGCGGCAGCAAAAGCGTCGGCGAAGGCAAAGACAGCGGCAAGAGCGGCAGCAGTAGCACGAGTAAGAGTGAGTCCAGTAGCGGCAGCAAAAGCGTCGGCGAAGGCAAAGACAGCGGCAAGAGCGGCAGCAGTAGCACGAGTAAGAGTGAgtccagcagcagcagcaaaggcagcggcagcggcagcatGAGTGAGAGTGAGTCCAGTAGCGGCAGCAAAAGCGTCGGCGAAGGCAAAGACAGCGGCAagagcggcagcagcagcacgagTAAGAGTGAgtccagcagcagcagcaaaggcagcggcagcggcagcatGAGTGAGAGTGAGTCCAGTAGCGGCAGCAAAAGCGTCGGCGAAGGCAAAGACAGCGGCAAGAGCGGCAGCAGTAGCACGAGTAAGAGTGAGTCCAGTAGCGGCAGCAAAAGCGTCGGCGAAGGCAAAGACAGCGGCAAGAGCGGCAGCAGTAGCACGAGTAAGAGTGAgtccagcagcagcagcaaaggcagcggcagcggcagcatGAGTGAGAGTGAGTCCAGTAGCGGCAGCAAAAGCGTCGGCGAAGGCAAAGACAGCGGCAagagcggcagcagcagcacgagTAAGAGTGAgtccagcagcagcagcaaaggcagcggcagcggcagcatGAGTGAGAGTGAGTCCAGTAGCGGCAGCAAAAGCGTCGGCGAAGGCAAAGACAGCGGCAagagcggcagcagcagcatgaGTAAGAGTGAGTCCAGCAGCGGCAGCAaaggcagcggcagcggcagcatGAGTGAGAGTGAGTCCAGTAGCGGCAGCAAAAGCGTCGGCGAAGGCAAAGACAGCGGCAagagcggcagcagcagcatgaGTAAGAGTGAGTCCAGCAGCGGCAGCAaaggcagcggcagcggcagcatGAGTGAGAGTGAGTCCAGTAGCGGCAGCAAAAGCGTCGGCGAAGGCAAAGACAGCGGCAagagcggcagcagcagcacgagTAAGAGTGAGTCCAGTAGCGGCAGCAaaggcagcggcagcggcagcatGAGTGAGAGTGAGTCCAGTAGCGGCAGCAAAAGCGTCGGCGAAGGCAAAGACAGCGGCAagagcggcagcagcagcatgaGTAAGAGTGAGTCCAGCAGCGGCAGCAaaggcagcggcagcggcagcatGAGTGAGAGTGAGTCCAGTAGCGGCAGCAAAAGCGTCGGCGAAGGCAAAGACAGCGGCAagagcggcagcagcagcatgaGTAACAGCGAGTCCAGTAGCGGCAGCAaaggcagcggcagcggcagcatGAGTGAGAGTGAGTCCAGTAGCAGCAGTGGTGACAGCGACGAGAGCgaaagcagcagcagcagcagcagcagcagcagcagcagcaccagcagcacGGATGCTGAGTCAGAGAGCTGGAGCAGCAGCGACAGCTATACGTCACTCACCGATTAA